ATCACGTTCTTGAACGCCACTACACCGCGCGGGGACTCTACGAACGGTGTAGCGGTTAGCTCCAGCCCCAAGATCGGCTTCAGCTCGTTAATAGCCCGCACCCCGGCGCTCGCGCGGTAACGGTGTGATTCGTCCATCAGCAGCACCAAGTCCGGCAACCCGGCCAGATAGTCGAAGTAGCTCTCGCCGATGTATTCAGACAGGCGTTTGATGCGGGGCGATTTGCCGCCGCGTACTTCGGAGTTGATCTTCGAGATATTGAAAATGTTGACCCGAACACCGCCAAAGAGCGAGCCACTTGCCGGGTCGCGTTGGTCGTAGTTGTCACCTGTAATAATGGCAGACGCATCTGTCGCGAACTCCGCGATCCCCTTGAATACATACTTCGGCGTGTTAGGCGTGAAGTCGGCGATCAGCTTGTTGTAAATGGTCAGGTTCGGCGCCAGCACGAAAAAATTGTTGATGCCGTGCGCCAGATGCAGATAGCTGATGAACGCGCCCATCAGCCGCGTCTTGCCCACGCCAGTGGCGAGCGCGAAGCACAACGACGGGAACTCGCGCTCGAAGTCCGTGACCGTCGGAAACTCGCTGCGGATGGTCTCCAGTACGGCGGCAATGTCAGCATCCTTGCGGGGTGGGACGATTTCGGTAATGCGGTCGAGAATCTCCAGCGAGCGACGCTGGGGAGGGCGCAAGCTCAGGCGGCCGGCAATGGCGTTCACATGGCGGTTCATGGCCTCACCTCCACATCAAAAAGGCCCTGTTGTCCGGGCTCGGGTGGCGCCTTCGGCAGATTCTCCACCCGCAGCGAGTAATCATCATGCCCCCACTCGCAGCGCGACAGCACCTGCTTGGGAATCTTCTTCACCGTCAGGTTGGGATAGGCATCGGCCTTGGCGCGGAACGCGGTGCAGAGAACCAACAGCGTACGATCCGGCCCCACTTCGTCGCTCAACTGCTGCAACTGCTCATGGGTCAGGCTGGCGGTGGTCACATACACGAAATCCCGCTCGGTGGAGTAGCCGTGCTGCCAGTACACCGAATCCGAAGGCGCGTAGGTGAAACCCTCCAGCTTGCACAGCGCCTCGGCCAGCATGGCGGCGTTGTAGTCAGCGTTAATGACCCAATTGCCCCACTTGTCCTTTCCCAGCAGCGAGGGCGCGAGTCGGTAGTAGCGGAAGCCGCCGCCGCCGCGCCACGAGACGGCCTGAGTGATCCCGCCGGGATCTTCGCCGTCGACGACCTTCTTCAGGCGGGGAATTATGTGGGTGTGGCAGTGCTCGCCCAGCTCTACCATGATCCAGCGCCGGCCCATTTTGTGGGCGACAGCGCCGGTGGTGCCGGAGCCAGCGAAGGAGTCGAGAACAATATCTCCGGGGGCGGTTGTGAGATCAAAGCACCGTTTTATCAGAGCCTCCGGCTTCTTTCCTTTGGGGAACTCGACGCCCCCTTCGTTGTGCAAGTTATTGGACAGAATGTCATCCCACATGCTCGTTAGCGGCTCACCTGCAACGTGCTGCCCATCTATAAATTTTAGTTTGTCGGAGTAGAAGAGAATTCGCTGACCGCCCACAAAGTACATGTCTGAATAACCTTCCCGCCCAAGCTTCATCACAACACTTGCGTTGGCCTTGGAGGCGTCAATCATCTCCCGAGCAGCACTGCTAACCGCAGAGTAATCCGGTCGAGCAAGCTGAATCACACGCCTAGCATTCTTCAGAACGAAGTCAGATATTCTTTTCTCATATTCTTCGCCGAGTTCTTTTTTGAGGCCTCTTTCGGGCAGACTCAGGCTCCGCGCGAATGCACTTGTAAGAGTTGTAAATTTCCAGTGCAAAAATGGCTCGTCGAAATTTTCGATATATTGGCCATATCTCTTATCTCGCTCGGCACGTGCGGTGAAAACGCGGTTCGGGCTCCATGCCGATTTGTTCTTCGCGTAGATGAGTACAAAGTTTGTTGTGCTAACCACACCGGGGTTGATCGACTTATGCCCAGTCGCAGATCCCTGCTTGAAAGTGACGACGGAAACCCTGTTCGGCCTCCCAAATACTTCATCGAGCATAACAATCAGATACCCGAGTTCGTTGTCGTCGATATGCACGAACAACGTACCATCTTCTGAAAGTAGTCTCCGAAGAACCTCAAGCCGATCGCGAATCAAGCCAAGCCAGATTGAGTGTTCATATCCATCGTCGTAGTGCTCAAACGCTTGCTGGGTGTTGAATGGCGGATCAATATAGATGCACTTCACCTTGCCCGCGAACTCCGCCTCCAGCGCCTTCAGCGCCAGCAGGTTGTCCCCGAAGATCAGCCGGTTGTCGAAGATGTCGTTCTCCGTCACACGATGCTTGGCGTGATAAGACTGCACCGGGTCTTCCAGCAAAATGCGAGGCTCCAGCTTCGGCCGGTTCTCCTTCCCGATCCAGGTGAGTTCGAGTTTTTTCTTACCACTCATGAGCGGGAGCCTTTTGGCCCCACCTTCTTCTTTGCCGCCGAATCGAAGACCTCCTGATTGATTGGCGAGCGAAGTCGGTCGTTGTTGAGGAGCTTCAGCAGTAGCTCGATGGTCTCGGGCTCGACAACGATCTTGCCGTTTTCGACTTTCAACTCCCAGCCTTCCTCGACGCTCACTTCGGTGAGTCGTTTCAGATAGTCTGGTTGTTGGTAATAACCAGCTTTCCGTATCGAGGCCAGTTTTCTCAGATGATGAAGATTGTCCCCGACATACTCGCGAATTGGAGCAACGTCGCTCAAGAAGGCGAGTGACTCGAACTGCGCAAGCAACTCGCTCCGGTGGTTTTTCATGCCCTCACGGAAGTTCATTGAGCTTTCAAACTCCCGCTTGTGTGCGATAAAGGTTATGCCTTCATAGGCAAAGAAATCGAAATGCGGGTCAATAAGGAAAACTTCGTCCTCGGCAATATCGGTTAGTCTGTGGTTCTGGAAGAAGAGCGCTTTCCTTGACTCCACCTTCCTGGGCTGGGTCATGGCATTGATCTTTCGCCATGCGTAGACATGCTCGCCGCCGTGTTCGAGGTGGATAACGTATGCCCAGGAATTTAGGAGGTCGCTGTACTCCTTCGCGCGTTGGTTGTCGAAACCCTGCTCGATGGCCTGCTCCACCTTCGGAAAATCAGTAGTGTCGGAGTCCAGCGTCAGTAGCACGTCGTCGGCATCCGCATTACTGAAGTCGTATTCGTCCAGATGAAAGTCGCGGCTTTGCAATTGTTGCTTGACATAGTTCCTGAAGCGTTTCTGGAGTTTCGTATCGATGTCAACGCGAAGCACCGAGTAGCTTGCCTCGCGCTGTGCCGCCTTTCGCTTAATCAGCCAGAACGTGATGGTCCACGAGCCAAAATCCATCGACTTCAGTTTCTTGAATGCTCTTGCAGGCTTGGTTGTCATTTGCTCTCCGAACTCAAGAACAGCTTCTAGGGTGTGCAACGATGTACAGGTAGTGCGACATCCGTTCAATCACATAAGACTCGCCGATCTTGAGTGGTGCCTTTGTGATAACAAGTGCTTGGGTCTCTGTTGCACCGCGCTTAAAGGTGCAATCGATCAACATGTACCCGGCCAGAGCCAGCACCGGATTGACGAACACCGTTTGCGTTCGATATGCGACCACGAAGAGCATCGCGAGGAAAATGAAGAGGCTGAGTAACGTCTGCCAGTCTCCGAGATCGATGCGTAAGAACGAGACCATGTACGGAATCGTGTATCCAAACATCTCCCCCGACTTGTTCGATGCCTTGGTAACCTCAACCGAAAGACCACTCTGTACGTCGCGGACCGCATGCAGAATGCCGATGCAACTGCCAATTGCAATCAACAAGAGTGCAGCAGAGAACAATGGATGCTGTGGCAGCCAGTGTAACTGCTGGGAATCGTAGTCCTTGATCACAAGGATCAATAACAACGGGGAATAAGCACTCAGAAATAGCAGCAACGACGCCCAAGGGTGGAGCCGTAATGCTGGATCAGGTGAGGTCATACCAGGGTCTCCTTGCTGATCCTGGTGAGTTCGAGTTTTTGTTTCTTAGTCATCAATTTCTCGCTGCTTAGATACGGACGCGCGCGCGTTCGCGCGCCTGCAACTGCGCACGGATCTCTGTATAGAGCCGCGCCTCTTCGTTTTCGCGATCGCTCATGCGGATCACCAAGGCATAGGGTTCTTCTTCCAGCGTAAACGGCGGGATGCCCCATGCATGATCGTTGCGTGTCACGGCAACAAACAATTTTTCCGTGCGGGACTGCTTGATTGCCCATGTAGATGCCTGCACTGTCCCGTAGGCGCGCTTCTGGGCGCCGTAGGTTGTCTTGTTGCAGTTGATTTCCTTGATGCTTTCAACCTCATCGACTGTTGCCTTGTCGAAAGCGGACACGGCATCTTCAAGAGTCCCCGCTTCCACCAGCCGGAACTGGAAACGGCTGGCCTTGTAGTCGAAGCGCGTTGTCCGGACCGGGGGGCAGTGGGCGAACGCGACGGTGATTTCACGCCTGCGACTTTTCTTGCCGCTGTTGTAGAAACTCTCCGGGATCGGTACTTCATAGAAGTGATGATGCTTGTCGATGAGGGCCGATTCAGAAATTAAAATTACCTGCTCCTCGGTGGAGCGGTACAGATTGGAAACATCGACCATTCCGTAACCGACTACTTGCGCGAGTTGGTCTTCCTCACCACGGAAAAGATCATGGCTGGCGGCAGGGATCCTTCCGTTCGCAATCAGCAACGCGCGGAGCAGATTCATACTGGCATTGGGTACTTCCGTCAACAATCGAGCGGCGGCATGGGCGACATGAGGGGCCGCGAAGCTTGTGCCCGCTCTTTCAGAAAGTAAACGACCCTCAGCAAAATCTTTGTCGGTGGACAATTCTCCCAGCCACCGATCCGATATGTGTCCTCCACGGGGATCAATGGCCTGGTTTCCGCCATACGCCACCAACTCCGGTTTGATTGCCCCTTTTATGGAACAACCGCAGCGGGTAAACGATGACGGCTGGTCTCTTTGCGCAATCGGGTTTTCCGGCAAATCGTGTGGCCAGCGCCATGCCTTGGCGCTCCGATCCCAGCGGGCAAGACTCCCAATGGTAAGCACGTTTAATGCCGGAGCTGGATCTACCAGCTTGGCTTCATCTCTGAAAAGGTAATGCGGATATTCGTTTTTCAACCACTCGATTGGTATATCCAGGAAGTTTCCGGTTGGCACGACGAATAGTACATCTAATTCGCGCGCAAGTCGGTCGAGCGTGTACGCAAGACCACCAACTCGGCCCCCAAGGTAGGGCTTATTCAAGTTGCCGTAGGAAAGGTTGAAGACACGGCAGCCATAGTTCTCGTGGAAATATCTAACCGCTTCTTCCACGATGTTCTCGATGAAGCGCGCGTCGGATTCGGCTTTGTGATCGAGCACGCGCCCACTCAACAAGCGCAGTTGTGGAATGAACTCCTTGGCCTGGGCACAGGCTTCGACCTCCCCATAGAGTGCGATACCTGCCACGATGGTTCCGTGACCGTTATCGTCATGGGAGGCTTTGTCGGGGAGCAGGAACCCCTGAGCGTCACCCAGCGCCGGAGCAAGGAGTGGGTGTCCTTCGGCAATACCGCTATCGAGTACCGCCACCAACGGGGCATTATCTGGAGGCGTGGATTGCCTGACTTCCTGAATATCGAGCTGCATGACGCCCAACTCCAGCCCCAAGCGTGGCGGCAGGTCGGCCGTTCGGACGTCGCGATGTCTCAACAGCAATTCAGCTTGCTTCCGGAGGAGTCTCAGCCGATAGGCAACAAAGTCTTCCGCGTTGATGCGATCCCGTATTACGGCTCCCTCTTTCGCCAGCCAGGCATTGAAAGCCGACGTCATTGCCTCACGCTCATCGCGTCGCCCAAGCGGCCATAACTCCACATCAAGGATGAAAGGTTCCTGAGCCGGTAGCCCATCACGCCTCAAGGCCCAGCCCTTACGATCTTCCGGCGTCCAGTGATCGAACGCTTCCAGTGCATAGAGGATGTTGGCGTACTTGGGTGTTTTACCATCGGCGAGTTGGCTAAGCCTGGCCTCGAATTCATCCAGTGCGGTCTTATCGGCGAAGGCAAGCGCGTAGCCGCCATCTTCTTGGCTGACCACCTCAACGCCGGGGAATGCTCGCTCAATTTGTTCCGGCGGCAGCGCGCCGACCTTCAGCTTGAAAAGCGGGTGGTCGTCAAAACCACCGATGTCTTTACCGGCCTCCTCAATTGAGACCGTAAGGCTCTTTTGGAGTTTGCGCGCATGTCCAGGCAAGTCTGCTGGCCTCGAAAAGCGGGGAGGTTGTCCGGGCCGCTTCTGTTTGATGGGTTGCTCGCGCTCAAACCTTAGATGGGGGTAGGCTTCCATTGCGCATTACACCCCCGACAGTTGTCGCTTTCTGTTCAACTCACGCTGCTGAGCTTTTTCAATATGGCGAAGCTGAAGGAACTCCTGTCCCTTGAGGATCATGTCCTTGATGGCATGCCGTAACACGCGCTCCACGTCGGCATGGGACATCTCCGAGAAATATGAAAGAACCCGCTCGTCATCCAATTCAAAATCGCGACGTACGCCGCGTAACTTGATCTTCAGAAGCTGCGCAAGCTGTTCCCGCGTGGGTAGGCCGAATACCAGCACTTCCTCAAAGCGTCGCCAGATGGCGGAATCGAGCATGCCCTCGTGGTTAGTCGCCGCAATGATGAGGCTCTTGCCCTGATAGGCGTCGAGCATTTGCAGCACAGCGTTGACCACGCGCTTGAGTTCGCCGTGTTCGCTGGCATCCGCCCTCTCTTTACCTAAAGCATCGAATTCGTCGAAAAGAGCCACCATAGGGGTGGAATCGATGAAGTCAAAGACCTTGCGCAGATTGGCGGCGGTTTCGCCGAGATAGGAGGATACCACGCTGTCGAGGCGAATGAGTGCA
The genomic region above belongs to Gammaproteobacteria bacterium and contains:
- a CDS encoding ATP-binding protein — its product is MASGKILRQIIKAGSAGDANAFRQASEAIIREERQKQHHLLANDLEQILYGGGHRPISMATRGLSERIPVDQERGLPLLGFREPARGLEEVVLADENQQVIEDILEQHHRADVLRSHGLRPADKILFCGPPGCGKTLTAEVIATELGLPLALIRLDSVVSSYLGETAANLRKVFDFIDSTPMVALFDEFDALGKERADASEHGELKRVVNAVLQMLDAYQGKSLIIAATNHEGMLDSAIWRRFEEVLVFGLPTREQLAQLLKIKLRGVRRDFELDDERVLSYFSEMSHADVERVLRHAIKDMILKGQEFLQLRHIEKAQQRELNRKRQLSGV
- a CDS encoding S8 family peptidase, with the translated sequence MEAYPHLRFEREQPIKQKRPGQPPRFSRPADLPGHARKLQKSLTVSIEEAGKDIGGFDDHPLFKLKVGALPPEQIERAFPGVEVVSQEDGGYALAFADKTALDEFEARLSQLADGKTPKYANILYALEAFDHWTPEDRKGWALRRDGLPAQEPFILDVELWPLGRRDEREAMTSAFNAWLAKEGAVIRDRINAEDFVAYRLRLLRKQAELLLRHRDVRTADLPPRLGLELGVMQLDIQEVRQSTPPDNAPLVAVLDSGIAEGHPLLAPALGDAQGFLLPDKASHDDNGHGTIVAGIALYGEVEACAQAKEFIPQLRLLSGRVLDHKAESDARFIENIVEEAVRYFHENYGCRVFNLSYGNLNKPYLGGRVGGLAYTLDRLARELDVLFVVPTGNFLDIPIEWLKNEYPHYLFRDEAKLVDPAPALNVLTIGSLARWDRSAKAWRWPHDLPENPIAQRDQPSSFTRCGCSIKGAIKPELVAYGGNQAIDPRGGHISDRWLGELSTDKDFAEGRLLSERAGTSFAAPHVAHAAARLLTEVPNASMNLLRALLIANGRIPAASHDLFRGEEDQLAQVVGYGMVDVSNLYRSTEEQVILISESALIDKHHHFYEVPIPESFYNSGKKSRRREITVAFAHCPPVRTTRFDYKASRFQFRLVEAGTLEDAVSAFDKATVDEVESIKEINCNKTTYGAQKRAYGTVQASTWAIKQSRTEKLFVAVTRNDHAWGIPPFTLEEEPYALVIRMSDRENEEARLYTEIRAQLQARERARVRI
- a CDS encoding site-specific DNA-methyltransferase codes for the protein MSGKKKLELTWIGKENRPKLEPRILLEDPVQSYHAKHRVTENDIFDNRLIFGDNLLALKALEAEFAGKVKCIYIDPPFNTQQAFEHYDDGYEHSIWLGLIRDRLEVLRRLLSEDGTLFVHIDDNELGYLIVMLDEVFGRPNRVSVVTFKQGSATGHKSINPGVVSTTNFVLIYAKNKSAWSPNRVFTARAERDKRYGQYIENFDEPFLHWKFTTLTSAFARSLSLPERGLKKELGEEYEKRISDFVLKNARRVIQLARPDYSAVSSAAREMIDASKANASVVMKLGREGYSDMYFVGGQRILFYSDKLKFIDGQHVAGEPLTSMWDDILSNNLHNEGGVEFPKGKKPEALIKRCFDLTTAPGDIVLDSFAGSGTTGAVAHKMGRRWIMVELGEHCHTHIIPRLKKVVDGEDPGGITQAVSWRGGGGFRYYRLAPSLLGKDKWGNWVINADYNAAMLAEALCKLEGFTYAPSDSVYWQHGYSTERDFVYVTTASLTHEQLQQLSDEVGPDRTLLVLCTAFRAKADAYPNLTVKKIPKQVLSRCEWGHDDYSLRVENLPKAPPEPGQQGLFDVEVRP
- a CDS encoding DUF4868 domain-containing protein, whose translation is MTTKPARAFKKLKSMDFGSWTITFWLIKRKAAQREASYSVLRVDIDTKLQKRFRNYVKQQLQSRDFHLDEYDFSNADADDVLLTLDSDTTDFPKVEQAIEQGFDNQRAKEYSDLLNSWAYVIHLEHGGEHVYAWRKINAMTQPRKVESRKALFFQNHRLTDIAEDEVFLIDPHFDFFAYEGITFIAHKREFESSMNFREGMKNHRSELLAQFESLAFLSDVAPIREYVGDNLHHLRKLASIRKAGYYQQPDYLKRLTEVSVEEGWELKVENGKIVVEPETIELLLKLLNNDRLRSPINQEVFDSAAKKKVGPKGSRS